The genomic stretch CGTCTGAGAACAGACACATCGCCAACGTCAGATAGGCCGTCACATGGGGTGGGAGTTTCCCGCCCCTGCGCCGCTCACCGACGCCGCAGGCCGCCACCGCCTCGTCCACCGCGTCCCGCGGCACCGCCGTCACCAGCACACCCACCGACACCTGGTCCGGAGTCACCATCGAAGCCACGAACCGTGACCAAACCACCCAGCGGCACCGATGCCACGCCGCCACGCCGTACCACCCGCCAGCCACGAACAGCGAACATCAACTATTCAAGATCGACTTAAGCTTCACGGCATTGGGTCCGGAGTGGTCGGAGCGGTGGCTTCGACCGGGGAATGCTCGGCCGTCTCGCTGAACGCCCGGGACCGCTCCTCCGCATCGGCACTGCCGGCGAAGAGCCGGGCATCGGAGAGATCCTCCGTGTGGGCGGCCGTCCCGCCCGGCTCGGCCTTGTTCGGCCCGACCTCGACGGCCCTGGCCCGGCCCAGCCCGTTCCGGCTCGGCCCGTCACCGCCCCGTCCGTCATCGCTCGGCCTGTCCTTGTTCAGCCCGGCCTTGCCGAGCTCGACGCGGTGCCCGTTGGAACGCGCGCCGCTGTGTACTTCGGCGCGGGCGCCGACCATCGCGTCGTCGATCTCGATCCGGGTGCGCGGCAGCGCCGCCGCGTGGTTGCGCCGCAGCCAGTCGACCAGCGCCTCCCGGACGTGGCAGCGCAGGTCGAAGACCGTCGGCCCGTCGTTCCCGCTCACCAGCACCCGGATCCGCACGTGGTCCCCGACGGCATCGGTGACCTGCAGGACGCTGACCCGCCCGTCCCAGAGGTCGGTGTTCTCGACGATCCGGTGCATCTCCGCGCGCATGTCGGCGACGGGCACCGACCAGTCCAGGTCGAACTCC from Parafrankia discariae encodes the following:
- a CDS encoding transposase domain-containing protein encodes the protein MVTPDQVSVGVLVTAVPRDAVDEAVAACGVGERRRGGKLPPHVTAYLTLAMCLFSD